CAAGTATAGTTCCGGTAGATGCATATATCCCCGGCTGTCCGCCGGCGCCGGCCCAGATTATCAACGGGTTAATGGAACTGCTTAAAAAAATCTGCGGATAAGCTGTAAATTTTTCTTTTTCCCCTTTTAGTGATAAAATAACTCACCATGTCTTTGAAGAAAAAAATAATCCTCGGCTTTCTCACAAGCTCCATTATTATTGTCGTCCTTATGATCTTTGCCTTTGCCAGCTTCATGGAAATCAGAAAAGAGATACATTACCTTGAACTGTCCGACAACCTCAGAAGCAAATCCTTACAGCTAAGGCGTCATGAAAAGAACTTTTTCCTTTACATGGACGCCGGCGCGGTTGAAAAAGTTCACGCCAATTTAAAAGAATTGCAGGCGCTTCTTAATCAAGGCCGGCGCACTTACAATAATGAGGAACTCCTTACGCTCGGAAAAAAAATAGATGACTACGGTCAGAAATTCAATCACATTGAAACTATTTTTACTGAAATTCAAAAGCAGTTGACTCATCTTAAGCCCAAAAATTCACAATACAGCGCACTTTCTCAAATCATTGAAACTACATTCTTAGAGCGTCCGCTCGTAAATGCGGAGCTCTTAAAAAGTCTTTTTTCTCTGCGTGAAGAAAATCCGATTATTAAAAATTTACAGGAGCTGAATACCGAAATGACCGCCATAAGAAAAGACGGTGAGGAGATATTGACTATTTCCAATGATATGGATAAGTCGGCAAGGGAAAAAGTTGACAAGGCAATTGCCGTATCGCAGACCACGGCATTAATCCTTTTTCCGATGTTTATTTTTGTGGGGCTGTGGGCGTTGTTCGGGATAAGCCAAAGCACTGTGAGACGTTTAAGAATATTGTCCGGAGAGATAGAAAAAACAGGACTGGGAAACTTTTCCAGTGTTGCTGAACCTACTAAAAACTGGGGAACGGATGAAGTGGGTCTTCTTATTGGGAAATTCAACTATATGGAAGAGCAGCTTGCGCAAAGGGAAAGAGAACTGCTGCAAAGCAAAAAATTGGCTGCTATCGGTACGCTGGCATCCGGAGTCGCCCATGAACTGAATAATCCGCTTAACAATATATACACAACAGCACAGAGGCTGATTAAAAAATCCGGGGAAGAGTGTCCTCCGTTCATCAAAAACGGGCTTGATGACATCTTCGCACAAACTATGAGAGTTAAAAAAATAGTAAGCGACCTGCTTGAGTTTGCCCGCGGGAAAGAGCCGCAACCCGTGAGAATTGAATTAAATACCCTTATTGCCAATACATACAAATTGCTTCCCAGTTCTTTAAACACTGCCAATGTCCGCTTTTTGCAGGAAAATGAAATTAGTCAATTATTTATTTCCGCTGACCCCGAGCAGATGGAGCAGGTCTTTATCAATCTCTTCAGCAATGCAATTGAGGCTATGTCTGGGAAGGGAGACCTGACAGTAAAGACCATTACGAAAAATAACAATATAATAATTAAAATATCCGATGCAGGCAAAGGCATACCGCAGGAAGCCATTGACAAAATATTTGAACCTTTTTTTACCACCAAGGAAAAAGGGACAGGGCTGGGGCTTGCGATTGTCTTCAATATTATTCAGAAACATCACGGCGACATTCAGGTTGACAGTCAGGAAGGCAGAGGAACCACCTTTATCATTACCCTGCCTGCCGGGAAGGAGAACTGACAATCATGGCATTAAAGATACTCGTTGCAGAAGATGAAGAAATAACTCTGAAAAATATCGTTGATACGCTGAATGAAGAAGGATACAGTACGTCCGGAACAAAAGACGGCTATGAGGCCCTTCATGCGCTTAAGAAGGAACGCTTTGACCTCCTTATTACAGACATAAAAATGCCGCGGCTGAGCGGTATTGAGCTTCTGGAAAAGGTAAAAGAGAAATATCCCGAAACAGAAGTAATCATAATCACAGGCTTTGGAAGCATCGGCTCTGCGGTTGAAGCCATGAAAAAGAGCGCTTACGATTATATAACAAAGCCTTTTGATTTGGACGAGTTGATCATCAGGGTAAAGAAAATTCAAAAGCAGAAAAACCTCAAAAAAGAAAATATTGCGTTAAAGACTTACTTTGACATGAACAAAAAGGTCACGATTATTGCAAAGAGCGAAAGCATAAAAAAAATTCTGGATACCATAGACGGGCTGAAGGATTCTGCATGCAGCGTTCTTCTTACTGGAGAAAGCGGCACGGGGAAAAATCTCATAGCCAAAATAATACATTCAACAAGCAGGAGACAGGACAGGCCGTTTCTCTCCATCAACTGTGCAACACTTACGGAGGACCTCCTTGCCAGCGAGTTGTTCGGACATGAAAAAGGCGCATTTACAGGAGCAATAACACCAAAACAGGGGCTTGTGGAAATAGCTGACACCGGCACGCTTTTCCTTGATGAAATTGCGGAATTGTCCACGGCCCTCCAGGCAAAGCTTTTGAAGGTTGTTGAAGATGGTGAATTTTACAGGGTTGGGGGGATAAAACCCCAAAAAGTTGATGTCAGGTTCATAGCCGCAACAAACCAGAATGTAAAGAATCTGATCTCAGAGGGACGGTTCAGGGAAGACCTCTATTACAGGCTGAATATTATGGAAATCTTTATCCAGCCTTTAAGAGAACGTCAGGAAGATATAAAGCCCTTAAGCGCATTTTTCCTGCAGAAACATCTTCCTAAATCCAATAAGAAAATAACAGGGATTTCAGAAGAGGCGATGGAAATTCTAATGCATTACAGTTTTCCGGGTAATGTAAGGGAACTTGAAAATATCATTGAGCGGGCAATAATAATTGAGAAGAGCCCTGTAATTACGCCAGAGAGCCTTCCTCACGGCATCAGGGTGCTGCAGATTGAGACCTTAGGCCCTGACCAGATAAAAACCATTGATGAGCATATCAAGGAATATGTTGAAAAGGTTGTCAAGGTATTTGGCGGCAACAAAACAAAGGCAGCAGAATCATTAGGCATCTCAAGGACAAGCCTCTGGAAAATTCTCAAGGAAGATTAAAAATTGAACTAATCACGAATTGTGTTGACAGTTCATGCCGCGCATAAAAGAGTTGATGAGTCACGGCCTTCCGGTTAAGATAAGTAGTTGACCAAAAAACTTACTTTACCAAAGAGAGGAAATTATCCCAGATACTCTTTTAGGGTGATTATTTTTATTCCTTTATACTCCTTCAAGGCAAGCATTTGTTTGTCTCCGGTTACAATTACATCTGCTTTTCCGCTAACTGCACATTCAAGAATCCTGTTATCAGGAACATCTCTTAAAACCGTAATGCTTCTGATTGTATGAACAATTTCACCCAGCCCCGCAAGATAAACGGCAATACGGCTTATGGCTTCTCTATCACGGCTGAATTTATGAGCAAGAACCGATAATACCTCATCAATGATTGTCTTGGAAAGTATAAGACTGTCATGGTTGTTAATGATCCTGAAAACAGCTTTTTCAGCCTGGCTGCCGGGAATAACAAATGCTGAGATGAAAATATTTGAATCAAAAACAACTCTCATGTCGCGAGGTATCTTTGAAGGTCTTTCTCGGTGAGTATCCCTTTTTCTTTTGCCTTCTTGCTCCAGCAGCCCTGCAATTCCCTGAATTCCTTCTTAAGTCTTTCCTTCCTCGTTGTCCGCAGAGCATCCTGAA
This genomic interval from Nitrospirota bacterium contains the following:
- a CDS encoding ribbon-helix-helix protein, CopG family; amino-acid sequence: MTIAVKKTISLPPELAKEAEEIARDEGKPLSAVIQDALRTTRKERLKKEFRELQGCWSKKAKEKGILTEKDLQRYLAT
- a CDS encoding GHKL domain-containing protein, which gives rise to MSLKKKIILGFLTSSIIIVVLMIFAFASFMEIRKEIHYLELSDNLRSKSLQLRRHEKNFFLYMDAGAVEKVHANLKELQALLNQGRRTYNNEELLTLGKKIDDYGQKFNHIETIFTEIQKQLTHLKPKNSQYSALSQIIETTFLERPLVNAELLKSLFSLREENPIIKNLQELNTEMTAIRKDGEEILTISNDMDKSAREKVDKAIAVSQTTALILFPMFIFVGLWALFGISQSTVRRLRILSGEIEKTGLGNFSSVAEPTKNWGTDEVGLLIGKFNYMEEQLAQRERELLQSKKLAAIGTLASGVAHELNNPLNNIYTTAQRLIKKSGEECPPFIKNGLDDIFAQTMRVKKIVSDLLEFARGKEPQPVRIELNTLIANTYKLLPSSLNTANVRFLQENEISQLFISADPEQMEQVFINLFSNAIEAMSGKGDLTVKTITKNNNIIIKISDAGKGIPQEAIDKIFEPFFTTKEKGTGLGLAIVFNIIQKHHGDIQVDSQEGRGTTFIITLPAGKEN
- a CDS encoding sigma-54-dependent Fis family transcriptional regulator, with protein sequence MALKILVAEDEEITLKNIVDTLNEEGYSTSGTKDGYEALHALKKERFDLLITDIKMPRLSGIELLEKVKEKYPETEVIIITGFGSIGSAVEAMKKSAYDYITKPFDLDELIIRVKKIQKQKNLKKENIALKTYFDMNKKVTIIAKSESIKKILDTIDGLKDSACSVLLTGESGTGKNLIAKIIHSTSRRQDRPFLSINCATLTEDLLASELFGHEKGAFTGAITPKQGLVEIADTGTLFLDEIAELSTALQAKLLKVVEDGEFYRVGGIKPQKVDVRFIAATNQNVKNLISEGRFREDLYYRLNIMEIFIQPLRERQEDIKPLSAFFLQKHLPKSNKKITGISEEAMEILMHYSFPGNVRELENIIERAIIIEKSPVITPESLPHGIRVLQIETLGPDQIKTIDEHIKEYVEKVVKVFGGNKTKAAESLGISRTSLWKILKED
- a CDS encoding putative toxin-antitoxin system toxin component, PIN family, with translation MRVVFDSNIFISAFVIPGSQAEKAVFRIINNHDSLILSKTIIDEVLSVLAHKFSRDREAISRIAVYLAGLGEIVHTIRSITVLRDVPDNRILECAVSGKADVIVTGDKQMLALKEYKGIKIITLKEYLG